Genomic window (Candidatus Thermoplasmatota archaeon):
ACGATGTTCGAGGATGAGCAGCATTTTTTTCAAAAACAGGGTGAAGTCCTAATGATTGAGCAGCTTTTACCAGTGCCTCACAAGTTGGTTTTTCAACACAATATTTTCTTGGAAGTCTTCGACCATTTTTTCGACTCAGTGTTTTATCAAAATACATCGGCCAAAGCACAATTTTGTGATCATCTTTAGAAACCATATTAAAACCAAAAAGAGAATCGCAATGCTACTATATATGAATAGCTGTATTTAAGATAATAAAATCGCATGAATCGTTCCGGTCTGCCCAGGTCGTGACGTAACTTTTGCCTTACCGAGTTTTGTATTAATAATTGCTCCTTTGTTGATGATATTTCGTCGTACATAATGGATGTTTGCTTTATTTTCAACAACAGTAATGATATCAGTTTTTTCTGTTTTCCCGGTTTTTGGATTAACAACATACGCAATATTCGATGTAAGCATCCTGATTTTTTGATGATTTCCA
Coding sequences:
- a CDS encoding signal recognition particle subunit SRP19/SEC65 family protein, which produces MVSKDDHKIVLWPMYFDKTLSRKNGRRLPRKYCVEKPTCEALVKAAQSLGLHPVFEKNAAHPRTSYKKDGRILVDKKDSKQKVFIQIFNRL
- a CDS encoding 30S ribosomal protein S8e, whose translation is MALWQGKSRRTKTGRRLRPARSKRKFEIGREPHLTTLGTPKRKFDRTRGNHQKIRMLTSNIAYVVNPKTGKTEKTDIITVVENKANIHYVRRNIINKGAIINTKLGKAKVTSRPGQTGTIHAILLS